A section of the Rhodanobacteraceae bacterium genome encodes:
- the lolB gene encoding outer membrane lipoprotein LolB produces the protein MSRHWWVLVLVCLLPACTPKALKPDRDADVVLGERLLSERETQLRARTDFEIAGRIAISDGKDGGSGRFEWKQRGAAYSLRFIAPVSGQSWRLEVRPGQALLIESNGAVRVAGTAESLLARELNWHLPADALRYWVLGMRAPRARSAVEFTADGVLARLRQSDWDISYVEFDHSQNPPLPRKLFARSGEHQVRVSVRSWTFE, from the coding sequence TTGAGTCGCCATTGGTGGGTGCTGGTGCTGGTCTGCCTGTTGCCGGCGTGTACGCCCAAGGCGCTCAAGCCCGACCGAGACGCCGACGTGGTGCTCGGCGAAAGACTGCTGTCCGAGCGAGAAACCCAGCTGCGTGCGCGCACCGATTTTGAAATCGCCGGTCGAATCGCCATCAGCGACGGCAAGGACGGTGGCAGTGGCCGCTTCGAGTGGAAACAGCGCGGCGCAGCCTACAGCCTGCGCTTCATCGCACCGGTGTCCGGGCAGAGCTGGCGCCTGGAAGTGCGGCCGGGTCAGGCGCTGCTGATCGAATCCAACGGCGCAGTCAGGGTGGCAGGCACGGCCGAATCCCTGCTGGCGCGCGAACTCAACTGGCATCTACCGGCTGACGCACTGCGCTACTGGGTGCTGGGCATGCGCGCACCCAGGGCGCGCAGTGCCGTGGAATTCACCGCTGATGGCGTGCTGGCCCGGTTGCGACAGAGCGATTGGGACATCAGCTATGTCGAATTCGATCACAGCCAGAACCCGCCGCTGCCGCGCAAGCTGTTTGCACGCTCAGGAGAGCATCAGGTGCGGGTCTCGGTGCGCAGCTGGACTTTCGAATGA
- a CDS encoding tetratricopeptide repeat protein: MPDQTQKLSLPTRERIKSGPPRNASASRVARLRLGASLLLYFAAASLSAAESRSADVLGNALEGEFALQGGQLDHAAAAYAQAAMQSGQLDLIERASTVSLYARDYSAAKRVGQRWVELAPDSVGGRRTLAWAALASADVEAGDRWLAELAAIDSLEAQRAIAQVLVAAENRELAPSSLRHLATAGALRPLEDGPSWSAVAANLGDYGTAKQLAAAETEAHPKSAEAWRRSAQVMLAAGDSKGAQKSLERAVDLAPDDFDLRLALASVYAEADRQEQADRVLSQAKPQDERVFAARLANVASKPNGKVLKRIERALKKSKPEQLESRAFLLGQLYELKEEPDQALQWYAQEPVGSNAWHEAQLRRSVLLARDQQDLPGARKLLAQLRAQTEDSDQRTDAYLLEAELLAEEDRVAAGAVYDEAIKQNGHDLRLLYARAIFRIGADDVAGLEADLRQILALDPDNPQALNALGYTLADRTDRHQEALGYIQRAIAAQPNDGAFVDSMGWVQYRLGNLNDALKYLRRAYELVQDGDVAAHLAEVLWMSDQREEARALWREALERWPESAVLIESVRRLQPELLP, encoded by the coding sequence ATGCCTGATCAAACCCAGAAATTGTCGTTGCCCACCCGCGAACGGATCAAGAGCGGCCCACCCCGTAATGCTAGCGCTTCGCGCGTCGCGAGGTTGCGACTGGGCGCAAGTCTGCTGCTGTATTTTGCCGCAGCCTCGCTGTCTGCAGCCGAAAGTCGCAGCGCCGACGTGCTCGGCAATGCGCTGGAAGGGGAGTTCGCGCTGCAGGGCGGTCAGCTCGACCATGCGGCGGCCGCCTATGCGCAGGCTGCCATGCAGAGCGGTCAGCTCGACCTGATCGAGCGCGCGTCCACGGTGTCCTTGTACGCCAGGGATTATTCCGCGGCAAAGCGCGTGGGCCAGCGCTGGGTGGAGCTGGCGCCGGACAGTGTGGGCGGTCGGCGCACGCTGGCCTGGGCGGCGCTGGCCAGTGCCGACGTCGAAGCCGGTGACCGCTGGCTGGCGGAACTGGCTGCGATCGATTCGCTCGAGGCCCAGCGCGCCATCGCCCAGGTGCTGGTAGCGGCCGAAAATCGCGAGCTGGCGCCGTCCAGCCTGCGGCATCTGGCCACAGCCGGCGCCCTGCGGCCCCTGGAAGACGGCCCGAGCTGGTCTGCGGTGGCCGCCAATCTCGGTGATTACGGTACCGCCAAACAACTGGCTGCGGCCGAGACCGAGGCACATCCCAAGAGCGCCGAAGCCTGGCGCCGCAGCGCCCAGGTCATGCTGGCCGCCGGTGACAGCAAAGGCGCGCAGAAATCGCTGGAGCGAGCGGTCGATCTGGCGCCGGACGATTTTGATCTGCGTCTGGCGCTGGCCAGTGTCTACGCCGAGGCTGATCGTCAGGAACAGGCCGATCGGGTGCTGAGTCAGGCCAAACCCCAGGACGAGCGCGTCTTTGCCGCGCGGCTGGCCAATGTCGCCAGCAAGCCCAATGGCAAGGTACTGAAACGCATCGAGCGGGCGCTCAAGAAGAGCAAGCCCGAGCAGCTGGAATCGCGCGCCTTCCTGCTGGGGCAGCTGTACGAGCTCAAGGAAGAGCCCGACCAGGCCCTGCAGTGGTATGCCCAGGAGCCGGTCGGCAGCAATGCCTGGCACGAGGCACAACTGCGCCGCAGTGTGCTGCTGGCGCGCGACCAGCAGGATCTGCCTGGCGCCCGCAAATTGCTGGCGCAGTTGCGTGCCCAGACCGAGGACAGCGACCAGCGCACCGATGCCTACCTGCTGGAGGCCGAATTGCTGGCCGAGGAAGATCGCGTAGCCGCCGGCGCCGTTTACGACGAAGCCATCAAGCAGAACGGCCATGACCTGCGCCTGCTCTACGCGCGCGCGATCTTTCGTATCGGCGCTGACGATGTTGCCGGCCTGGAAGCCGATCTGCGTCAGATCCTGGCGCTGGATCCGGACAATCCCCAGGCACTGAACGCCCTCGGTTACACGTTGGCCGACCGCACCGACCGCCATCAGGAAGCGCTGGGATACATCCAGCGGGCCATCGCCGCGCAGCCCAACGACGGTGCTTTTGTCGACAGCATGGGCTGGGTGCAGTACCGCCTCGGCAATCTGAATGACGCCTTGAAGTACCTCAGGCGCGCCTACGAACTGGTCCAGGATGGAGATGTGGCGGCGCATCTTGCTGAAGTGCTGTGGATGTCCGATCAGCGCGAGGAGGCGCGCGCGCTGTGGCGGGAAGCGCTGGAGCGCTGGCCGGAGAGTGCGGTATTGATCGAGAGCGTTCGCAGGTTGCAGCCGGAACTCCTGCCTTGA
- a CDS encoding glutamyl-tRNA reductase has protein sequence MAILALGINHATAPVSLRERVAFAPERTPEALHDLRMLPGVGAAAILSTCNRTELYVDHEPGTELQALQWLERFHGFRPSELHAASYRYQDVQAVRHVFRVATGLDSLVIGEPQILGQLKQAYRIAQDARTLSGPLEQLLQRSFSVAKTVRTETRLGANAVSVAFAAVRLATQVFDEMPKRQVVLVGAGETIELVARHLLGAGVRRTTVVNRTIERARALADRIGGQAARLADLDAHLQDCDILVTATHGSEPVIRAEALRQAFVGRRRRPLFAVDLGVPRNIEAAVGELSDVYLYTVDDLRQVVEEGMRGRREAAAQAESMVTLHVEEFMAWWRERAAASTIVSMRKRADQARADVLERARRYLRQGATPEQALEYLSQALTNRLLHRPTVGLRSAAALGDEESLEFASRLLALEPLDGN, from the coding sequence ATGGCCATTCTGGCGCTCGGCATCAACCACGCTACCGCACCGGTGTCGTTGCGGGAACGGGTGGCCTTTGCGCCGGAGCGCACCCCTGAGGCGCTGCATGATTTGCGCATGCTGCCGGGTGTGGGCGCCGCAGCCATCCTGAGCACCTGCAACAGAACCGAACTCTATGTAGACCATGAACCCGGGACAGAGTTGCAGGCTTTGCAATGGCTGGAGCGTTTTCATGGTTTTCGCCCGAGCGAACTGCATGCGGCATCGTACCGCTATCAGGATGTCCAGGCCGTGCGGCATGTTTTCCGAGTCGCCACCGGCCTGGATTCGCTGGTCATCGGCGAACCGCAGATCCTCGGCCAGCTGAAGCAGGCCTATCGCATCGCCCAGGACGCACGCACGCTGTCGGGGCCACTGGAGCAGTTGCTGCAGCGCAGCTTCTCGGTCGCAAAGACCGTGCGCACCGAAACCCGCCTGGGCGCCAATGCGGTGTCGGTCGCCTTTGCCGCAGTGCGCCTGGCTACCCAGGTCTTTGATGAGATGCCCAAGCGCCAGGTGGTGCTGGTAGGCGCCGGCGAGACCATTGAGCTGGTGGCTCGGCATCTGCTCGGCGCTGGCGTGCGCCGCACCACCGTGGTCAATCGCACCATCGAGCGTGCCCGCGCCCTGGCCGATCGCATCGGCGGACAGGCGGCGCGTCTGGCTGATCTCGACGCCCATCTGCAGGACTGCGACATCCTGGTCACGGCCACCCATGGCAGCGAACCGGTCATCCGTGCTGAAGCTTTGCGTCAGGCTTTTGTCGGACGCCGACGCCGCCCGTTGTTCGCGGTGGATCTGGGCGTGCCGCGCAATATCGAAGCTGCCGTGGGCGAACTGTCGGATGTCTACCTGTACACCGTCGACGATCTGCGCCAGGTGGTCGAGGAAGGCATGCGCGGACGGCGGGAAGCGGCAGCCCAGGCCGAATCGATGGTTACGCTGCACGTCGAGGAATTCATGGCCTGGTGGCGTGAGCGGGCGGCGGCGTCGACCATCGTGAGCATGCGCAAGCGGGCCGATCAGGCCCGCGCCGATGTGCTGGAACGGGCCCGCCGATATCTGCGACAGGGGGCCACCCCGGAGCAGGCGCTCGAATACCTGTCACAGGCACTGACCAATCGATTGCTGCACCGGCCCACCGTGGGCCTGCGCAGTGCTGCGGCGCTGGGCGATGAAGAATCGCTGGAATTTGCCTCGCGGCTGCTGGCACTGGAACCATTGGAC